The following is a genomic window from Methanoplanus sp. FWC-SCC4.
GGGATGGAATTAGTTTTAATTCACAGGGTTATCTGACAAGTGATACTATTTCCGTAAACACAACTGCCAATTCAACAACCATATGGACAAACCACTTCAGCAACTATGAATTTTCAAAGTACGTGGCTCCGGTAACACCAACACCGACTCCTGCACCAACAGCAGCCCCTGTTACATCCGGTGGTGGCGGAGGTAACCCCAACATTGGTTCAGGTGTTGCAGAAAAAATAGATGAGGGTGAAACCGCAGGATTCAGTGTTGACAGCACTGCAATATACGAAGTCACTGCAACTGTAAATGAATATGTTCCAAAGATGATGGTGACAGTTGAGAAGAGAGCTCTTCCGCGTGGAATTAACAAGCTTCCTCTTGATGTCTATGAACATGATCAGGTGACAGTATACTGGGCTGATGAAACCGACATCTCAAAGGGCACACTTGAGTTCAGGGTCTCAAAGGACTGGCTCAAAAAGAACGGATATTCATCCGGTGACATTGTAATGTTCAGATACAATGAGGAAGATTTGGTATGGGAAGGCCTCCCTACTGAATACATCGGTGAGAGTGGCAGCAGTTACCTCTACCGTGCAACAACACCAGGATTCTCATATTTCGCAATAGCAGCCGAAAAAGGCTCTACAATGGTATCTGATGAAAAATCAATAAAGACCATCAGTGTTGTGGCAGAGGCCGAGGGTGCTGACCAGACTCCCACACCTGTCATGACAGAAGATGTGGCAAAGACACAGGCTGAAACAGCAAAGAGTCCTGTTGGACTCGCTCCCATTGCAGCACTGCTGTTTGCAGGACTCCTGATAGCAATCAGAAGAAAATAAAAAAGTTGCGGTACAGCAACCACCAAATATCTTTTTTGATATGTTTTTTAGTAATTTATTGCATTCATACTGATTTCCTGTAAAAAGAAAAGCAAAAGCTCTCTTTTCCTGACTGCAAGGGTTTATTATTCATATTTACCATATAATCTAAAAAAAGGGAGTGATAATATGGCTTTTAATAAAAAATCTGCCCTGTGTTTTGCATTCTGTTTATTGTCCCTCGTGCTTTTTGCAGTACCTGCATCAGCGGCGATAAACAACATACACAAGGGGGACACTGTATTTGTCGGAGAAGAAAACCTGATCCTTGATGATGATGTGTTTTACAGTTCAGGTGGTGTTTTGGACACACAGCTTGCATACTACAAGAACACTCCGGCAACATCTGCACCTGATTATGTAATGACTCCTTCTAAGGAGAGTTTTTTCCTCTCATCATCGGAGTTTAAGGACAGAACCGGAGGATGGTATTCATATCCGAACGGATCATCCGCAGGTCACATTGCATTCTACGTTCAGTACCCCTACCTTCAGTTAAAACTCTGGGCATACCGTACCGGTGGAAACAGCTTTGACATAACAGAGGGAAAAATCGTTTCCGGTGAAGCACTTGACTTCAGGATTGATTCAAATCTTTATCCGCTCTTCTCACGGACAGGTGTTCTGCCGTCAGATGATGGTGTTGACATATATGTAGAGACGGAGGACGGTGCAACATACACAGCCCTTTACGACTGCTCCGGAAACAGTGTTTCGATAACAGACATCCACGTTGCAAACAGCGCCTTCTTTGTCCCTGACGGAAGCGTCACATGTGTCTGGGACACCGGAAATTCCGCATATAAGACCGGAAGCTACACAATATGGGCTGAATGCAATGTAAACGGTATGAAGGACAATCTTGGCTCAATATCGGGTGTAACGGTAACTGATCCGATAGGAACAGTTCAGAAGACTGAAGAGGTAACGGTCGGGTTCACACCTGCTCCGGAAGATACACCGGCACCGACTGCCTCTCCCGAAGTCACAACAACCCCTCAAAAGACAAAAACACCGACAATTCCGCCGGTAACGGATACACCTGCCCCTGTTAAGACGACAATGCCGGAAACAGTAAAGCCAACAGCAGAAAAGCCGCAGACTGAAAAACTGCCTCAGACTCCTGTATCTGGAGTTGTAATAATCTCAGCAGTTATCGGTTCATTTATGCTGGCGGTCCTGATCCGCAGAAACGAGTGAAATCTAAAAAAATTAAAATTTAATATCTTCTTTTTAAGACAGCCATCGCACAGATTCCTGCTGCAAGAATTGTGAATACAGAAAGTGGGGAGTCCTGTTTGCCTGTCTCTTTTTTGATCTGGTTTTCAGCATATTTTTTGTTTGCCCATGCACGGCTGTCCTTCGGGCTTATCTCTATTGCCTTTTCTGATGCCTCAAGCTCTTCTTCATATCTTCCGAGTTCCCCTAAAGCCGTTCCCTTATTCAGCCATGCCTCAAGGTATTCAGGATTTATCTCAATTGCTTTTTCGGATGCAGAAAGACTCTCCTCATATCTTTCAAGTGCGATGAGTGCTGTTCCCATATTCACCCATCCGTCTGCCTGATCAGGTCTTATTGAGGTTGCCTTTTCCGCCGCTTTAAGTGCTCCCTCATAATCGCCGGTGGCGATCATGATACCTGACTTTGTTGTGAGTGCAAGCGTGAAGTTTTCATCAGCGGCGATGGCCTGATCAATTAAAAGAAGTGCCTCGTCAAATCTCCCCTCGTTTGCAAGGTCTGTTGCCTGGTTGTAAAGTGCTATTTTGTTTGTCCCTTCATTTGTCATCGTCATGTTC
Proteins encoded in this region:
- a CDS encoding tetratricopeptide repeat protein, whose protein sequence is MKNFMITTLFLIFTLSALFATPVLAEENMTMTNEGTNKIALYNQATDLANEGRFDEALLLIDQAIAADENFTLALTTKSGIMIATGDYEGALKAAEKATSIRPDQADGWVNMGTALIALERYEESLSASEKAIEINPEYLEAWLNKGTALGELGRYEEELEASEKAIEISPKDSRAWANKKYAENQIKKETGKQDSPLSVFTILAAGICAMAVLKRRY
- a CDS encoding DUF3821 domain-containing protein; the encoded protein is MAFNKKSALCFAFCLLSLVLFAVPASAAINNIHKGDTVFVGEENLILDDDVFYSSGGVLDTQLAYYKNTPATSAPDYVMTPSKESFFLSSSEFKDRTGGWYSYPNGSSAGHIAFYVQYPYLQLKLWAYRTGGNSFDITEGKIVSGEALDFRIDSNLYPLFSRTGVLPSDDGVDIYVETEDGATYTALYDCSGNSVSITDIHVANSAFFVPDGSVTCVWDTGNSAYKTGSYTIWAECNVNGMKDNLGSISGVTVTDPIGTVQKTEEVTVGFTPAPEDTPAPTASPEVTTTPQKTKTPTIPPVTDTPAPVKTTMPETVKPTAEKPQTEKLPQTPVSGVVIISAVIGSFMLAVLIRRNE